The Candidatus Roseilinea sp. sequence GTCGTGCCTGTCGCGCGCCCGAACAGCTCGGCCATCACTGCGCGCGCGGACGAACCGCGCGCCAGCGCCCAGCCGTGATCGCGATAGTTGACCACCACATCGTCATCGGGATGCAACGCCGAGACCGACCCAACCGCGACCGCCTCTTGCCCGTTGTAGAGGTGCAAGAAGCCGGCGATCTTAGCTTTGGCATACATCTCCGCAGCGCGATCCTCGAACACGCGGATGAGGACCATTTGCCGGTAGAGTGCAACGAGATTCTCTTTATCCATTCCTTCTCCGTAAAGACATTTCTCCTCGACATGCGCCGAGCCGGCTCATGCGCCCACCGGATTCCTTATCGAATTGAACAAAGCCAGGGCGCTCGCACGCGAGCCGAAGCGCTTACTCGGCGTTGATAGGTAGAACACCACATCGCCGCCGGTGATTCATCGCAGCGCAGCAACGCGGATGCGCTTGAACGAAGACGTATAGAGCGCCGGAGCGCGCAGATATTGTACGCATGCCCACGCAGGCCGAACCGCTCAGGCAGGGGGCCATCGGCTCCTTCAGCCTTTCGCCAGCGTCACATTGCTCACGCCGGCCAGGGCATTTTCATACAAACTCAGCACGAACAACAGCGATGACAGGCGATTGAGATAGCGCACCAACTCCACGTTCTCCACGAGGCCATCGTGCACCAGATGCACGACCAGGCGTTCTGCACGACGAACGACAGTGCGCGCCAGGTCGAGGTACGCGCCCGGCAGCGAATCGCCCGGCACGACGAATTCTTTGGGAAGCTGGATCAACGCGGTGATGGCGTCAGTCTGCTCTTCCAGCCAGGCTACGCGCTGCGCGTCTATTTTGCGAAATTGCGGCGCCGCCTGTTGTGTAGCAGCCAGCTCGGCCATCAGGTGATATAGATCGCGCTGGGCCGTGAGCAACAGCGCGCGCGTGCGTTCGCTCTGCGCTGCAGCGCGCGCGATGCCAATGGCGGCGCTCGATTCGTCCACCGTGCCGTATGCTTCCGGCTGCGGCGTATATTTGGCGACGCGCCCTTCGCCAAGCAAGTTGGTGAAGCCATCGTCCCCGGTGCGCGTGTAAAGCCGATTGACCATGACCATGACATTATAGGGGGTGGAGCTACATCGGTATAATTTCGCTGTGTTGCCTCGCGCGTCGCTTACGCATGCTGCCGGCCTGCTCGCCTCACTGATGATCTCCGGCTGTTCAGGCGCAGTGAGCAACCAGCCGCCGACGCTGCCCCCTACGGTCACCTTGCCCACCCCACGGCCCACGCTTACTCCACGGCCCACGCCCACGCTCGCCGCAGCAACGCCGCCGGCGCCCAGTCAACCGGCCGCCACGCCCACGCCGGTGGTCTACATCGTGCAAGCCGGCGACACACTTATCCCCATCGCAAATCGCTTCGGCGTGAGCGTCGCCGACCTGATCGCTGCCAACGGCAACCTCGACGCTACGCGCCTGCAAATCGGCCAACGGTTGATCATCCCGCAGTTGCGACAGTCGGCCCCATCCGACGGCTCACTCATCCCCCTCGCCAACGCCGGTGCCCTTATGAGATACGCAGCTTGAATTCCGTCCGCTCGCCGGCGGGCAGCCTGGATGTGATGGGTGAAGTGTTCAACCCCGGGCCGACGGGGGATGAGCAACGTGAAGGTGCTGGTGACGCTCCAAGACGACGCCGGCAACGCGCTGCAGAGCGCCGTCGCCTCGATCCCCCTCAGCGCTGTCCCGGCCAACCAGACCTCGCCATTCCGCGTGTTATTCACCAACCCTCCCCCAGGCTTCACCAAGTTCGTCGTGGTGCCGCTGCGCGCAGAAGCCGTAGACCCCCGCGCCTTCATCATCCCGCTCGCCGTCAGAAACGTAATCGGCCGGCCCGACGGGCCGCAGTTCCGCGTCACCGGCGAGATTGCCAACATCACCGCCGATACGGCCAACCAAGTGCGCCTGATGGTGACGATCTACGACGCCGAGCGGCGCGTGGGTGGGCTACCGCTACTTCGCCCTGAGCGAGGCACCACTGGGGCCAAACGGCGTCTTGCCCTTCGACGTGCTGCTGACCACGGCGACGCCCAACGTTGCCAGCTTCGCCGTGTACGCCGAGGGCGCGCGGTGATGTCACGCCGCGGGCTGGGCTTGTCGAGGCCCACAGCAGTTGCGGGCCAAATTGCCTGCGGGTAGAATTCAGGCGCTCGCTTCGTTCAGCTCCCGTCCAAGTCCGCGCGCTCAATCATTCCCGGTTGCCGGCCGTCCATCGCCCCCGCCCATCATCGCCTGCGGCCGGCCCGAGATAGCAACGCGATATGGAAGAACGCTATCGAACGTCGCGCCTTCCCCCTGGCCTGCTGATCCTGGGCGCGTCCGGCGGCGTCGCCCAGGCCCTGTTACAACTCCTGCCCGAATACCGCCACGAGTTCGGCGAGCTGGTCCTGATGGATGGGCGACGCGGCGTGACCGATTCGCCCTTCCTGGATCATCGCGCCCTGCGCTACACCTTCATCGAGCACCACCTGGACATCCGGCGCGCCGATGCCGAACTGACGCCTATCTGTGCACGACACGGCATCGGAATCGTCCTTGACCTGACCGACGCGCGCAGCCTCCCTATTCTCAAGGCGACGCACCGCGCCGGCGCCAGCTACATCAACACCATGCTCAACGACGAGCGCTTTACGGTGCCGGAACAGCACGCCCAAATCCTCTCTTGCAGAGCCGAGTTTGCGAGTCGGCCGCATCTGCTCTGCACCGGCATGAACCCCGGCATCGTCAATCACTGGGTCAGCCAGGCTATCATGCGCCATGGCCGTCCGCACGAGATCGCCTTCTTCGAATTCGATAGTTCTGCGCCGGCCGACATGCCGCCGCACGAATGCGCGCCGTTTATCACCTGGTCGCGCAAGGAGTTCCTGCACGAGATCGCGGAGGAGCCTGGCGGAAGGCTCAGCGACGGCGGCGAGATCGAATGGCTTCGGCCGAACGCGCTCAGCCATCCGGTGGACATGCGCCCGCATTTAGCGCCGATCGTCGCGCGATCCAGCTATCCGCGCGGCATGCTGTTGCTGCATGAGGAAGTCGTCACCCTCGGGCGACGGTTCCACCTGCCGGCGTCGTTCACCTACGGCATTCACCCCGCGTCGCTGGCTGCGCTGCGTTCGAGTTGGCTGAGCAACGACCGATTGACCGTCGAGGACTTGCTGCTGGCCGACAACGTGACCCTGCCCCTCGCCGGCAGTGACCTCGTCGGCGTATGGCTGAAATACGACGATCGCGATGTGCGGATCTTCAATGCGATGCACAACCGCGACCTGCGCGGCACGAATGCCACTTATCGCCAAGTCGCCGTCGGCGTGCTGGCCGGCATCCGCGCGATGGCGCACGGGCAGGTTCTGTGCGGCGTGCACTTCGTGGAAGACCTAGACTCGCCCATATTCGCAGAGACGGTGCGCAACCACATGATCGTGCAAGAGCACATCGTCTGGAAGCCACAACCGGAAGCGCAACCGGTGCGGCGCGACGTTCCGTTGGCGCGGCGCATCTGAACCCCGCTCGCGCCGACGATCAGCGCGTGCACACGACCAACGCCTGCGGATCGGCCTCGATGAGTTGCCTGGCGCGGCGCTTCACCGGCAGATGCTCACCTTCGCCATCGTCTAAGGCCAGCAACAGCACCGGTGATAGGCTGGGCGAGCGCAAAAAGATGGGGGAATTGGCTGCCACGAGCGGCCGCGCCACAACGCCGCCGAAGCCAACGAAGACGTTGACGGCGTGGGCCGCCGCCAGGTCGCTCGACCCATCGCCCACCAGCATCGCCCGGCAACCACGCTCACGCAGCCGGCGGATGACCTCGGCCTTGCCATGCTGCGTGGTCAGCGGCGACTCGTCATACATTAGATACGACTCATCGGGATTGCCGATCTCGCTGCAGCGCTGATAGTCCCACCAGCGTCCGCTCAACTGGTTATAGGACAAGCCGACGGCATGAATCCGCTCGCGCGGCACCCCCAGCCACAGGCCGAAGCCGACGACGGCATCGGCCAAGCCGCCGCTGACGATGAACACCTTGCGCCCCAGCGCGTGCAGGGCAGCAATCGTCTCGCGCGCGTCGGGCGTGACGGTGCGCTTGTAGGCTTCCTCGATGGCGCGCAGGTCGGCGCGCGTCGGCGCCAGCAAGCGTAACCGCTCGGCATAGACCTCCTGCAGCGGAATGCGCCCATCCATCGCGGCATTGGTGAGCGCAGCGATGCGCGCTTCCACGCCCTTGAGCCGCGCCAACTCGTCAATGCCCTCGATGGTCGAGAGTGTGCTGTCACAATCGAAGAAAACTTCGTCAACCGGCAGCGGACGGCGCTCCAGCATGCAGTTGATTGTATGCCCAAGCACGCTATCATCGGCAACATCCATGCTGGCCAAAGTCTATTCGTGCGCCATCCTCGGTCTAGAGGGCCACGTCGTCGAGGTAGAAGTGGACAGCGGACGCGGTTTGGCAACGTTTACGCTGGTTGGCCTGCCCGACGCCGCCGTGAAGGAGAGCGGCGAGCGCGTCCGCGCCGCGATCCGCAACAGCGGCCTGCGCTTCCCCACCAACCGCGTCACGGTCAATCTTGCCCCAGCCGATCTCAAGAAGGTCGGCCCCAGTTACGATCTGCCGATTGCACTTGGCCTGTTGATGGCGTCGGAGCAGCTCGCCCCAGACTGCCTGGACGGCGCCATGGTGATGGGTGAGCTGGCGCTGGATGGCGCCGTCCGGCATGTGCGCGGCGTCTTGCCGGCTGCAGCCTTTGCGCAGGCGCAGGGCTTTCGCCGCATCTTCGTGCCGGCTGCCGACGCCTGCGAGGCAGCGCTGATCAACGGCATCCAGGTCATCGCGGTTGAATCGCTGGGGCAACTGGTCAGCGGATTGAACGGGACCGCGCCATTGCAGGCTGCGGCGCCAAGCCTGCCGGCGCGTCCGTCCGCAGCGCCGATCGCGCCTTCGCCGATCACCGATTTCGCAGAGATCAAAGGACAAGAAACCGCCAAGCGCGCCTTAGAAGTGGCCGCCGCCGGTGGGCACAATGTGCTGATGATCGGCTCGCCAGGGGCCGGCAAAACGCTGTTGGCGCGCGCCTTGCCCGGCATCCTGCCCGATCTGACACTCGAAGAGGCGCTCGACATCACGCGCATCTACAGCGTGGCCGATATGCTGCCCACGGATACGCCGCTGATCCAACAACGCCCCTTTCGCGCGCCGCATCACACCATCAGCCATGCCGGCATGATCGGCGGCGGCAAGCTGCCGCGGCCGGGTGAGGTCTCCCTGGCGCATCGCGGCGTGCTCTTCCTGGACGAGCTGCCCGAATTCGACGCGCGCACGCTGGAGGTGCTGCGCCAGCCGATGGAGGACAAGGTCGTGACGATCTCACGCGCCTCCGGCGCGCTCACCTTCCCCGCCAACTTCCAGCTCGTCGCAGCGATGAACCCCTGCAAGTGCGGCTGGTATGGCGACCCGATCAGGCCGTGCACCTGCACGCCGGCGCAGATCAGCGCCTACCAAAAGAAGATCAGCGGCCCATTGCTGGACCGGATAGACATCCATTTAGAGGTCACCCGGGTGCCCTTCGAGAAGCTCAGCGACCTACGCCCGGGCGAGTCATCGGCAACGATTCGCGCGCGCGTCCAGGCGGCGCGCGACCGCCAGGCGCATCGCTTCCGCGGCACATCGCTCACCTGCAACGCCGACATGGGCGTGGGCGACCTGCGGCGTCACTGCGAACTCGATGAAGCCGGGCGCAGCCTGATGAAAGCTGCCATGAACCGGTTGCAAATGAGCGCGCGCGCCTTCCACCGCGTGCTCAAGCTGGCGCGCACTATTGCCGACCTGGCCGGCAGCGACCGGATCGCCCCCATTCACCTGGCAGAGGCATTGCAGTACCGCCCGCGCAGGCCGGAGGGAGCTTAGCGCCGAGCGTCCGCGATAAGCGGACGCCAATGCTACAATCTCGATGTGATTGCCAAGCACCTCCATACGCTTGAGCTACCCAAGATCCTCGATCGCCTGGCGACCTATTGCTCGTTCTCCGCCAGCGCAGCGCTGGCGCGCGCGCTAGAACCGGCGACGGATCCTGTGGAAGTGGAGCGCCGACTGGCCGAGACCGCCGAGGCGCGCGATATGCTTGGCAGAAATGACCAACTCGGCATCGGCGGCGCGCGCGACGTGCGCGAGGCCGCGCGGTTGGCCGCCCGCGGCGGCGTGCTGGAACCGCAGACCCTCCTGGAAATCCGCGATACGTTGTTGAGCGGACGCAACATCCAACGCGCGCTGTCGCGCCTCGGTGCGCCTCACCCGCACCTCACCGCCATCGTTCACGCTATCGAGCCGAACGGCGCGCTCATTGCCGAAATCGACCGCTGCATTGATGACAAGGGCGAGGTGCGCGACGCCGCCTCGCCGGATCTAGCGGCCATTCGCCGCGCAGTGCGTATGGCGCACGACCGGCTGCTGACTAAGCTGCAGCGCATGGTCAGCGACCTCAGCAACGCGCCGTACCTGCAAGAGGCGCTGATCACGCAACGCAACGGCCGCTACGTCATCCCGGTCAAGGCCGACTTCAAGGGACGCATCCCCGGAATCGTGCATGACCAGAGCGCCAGCGGCATGACGCTTTTCATCGAGCCGCTGGCCACGTTGGAGCTCAACAACGAGTGGCGCGAGCTGCAACTCGCCGAAGCGCGCGAAGTGCGCCGCGTGCTGACGGCGTTGTCCGGCTGGGTCGGCGCAGAAGCCGAGGGCATCACGCGCACGGTCGAGGCCATCGCGCGTTTCGACCTTGCGCTGGCTAAGGCGAAGTATGCCGAGGCGACGCGCAGCGTGAAGCCACAGATTGACAACAGGGGAACAGACGGACAGGGAGACGAGGGGATGGGGGGACATGGGGACGAGGAGACGAGGAGCCGTGGGGATAGGCCCCATGAGGGCGAGCCGGGCTTGTCT is a genomic window containing:
- a CDS encoding ATP--cob(I)alamin adenosyltransferase — protein: MVMVNRLYTRTGDDGFTNLLGEGRVAKYTPQPEAYGTVDESSAAIGIARAAAQSERTRALLLTAQRDLYHLMAELAATQQAAPQFRKIDAQRVAWLEEQTDAITALIQLPKEFVVPGDSLPGAYLDLARTVVRRAERLVVHLVHDGLVENVELVRYLNRLSSLLFVLSLYENALAGVSNVTLAKG
- a CDS encoding Fis family transcriptional regulator, which produces MLAKVYSCAILGLEGHVVEVEVDSGRGLATFTLVGLPDAAVKESGERVRAAIRNSGLRFPTNRVTVNLAPADLKKVGPSYDLPIALGLLMASEQLAPDCLDGAMVMGELALDGAVRHVRGVLPAAAFAQAQGFRRIFVPAADACEAALINGIQVIAVESLGQLVSGLNGTAPLQAAAPSLPARPSAAPIAPSPITDFAEIKGQETAKRALEVAAAGGHNVLMIGSPGAGKTLLARALPGILPDLTLEEALDITRIYSVADMLPTDTPLIQQRPFRAPHHTISHAGMIGGGKLPRPGEVSLAHRGVLFLDELPEFDARTLEVLRQPMEDKVVTISRASGALTFPANFQLVAAMNPCKCGWYGDPIRPCTCTPAQISAYQKKISGPLLDRIDIHLEVTRVPFEKLSDLRPGESSATIRARVQAARDRQAHRFRGTSLTCNADMGVGDLRRHCELDEAGRSLMKAAMNRLQMSARAFHRVLKLARTIADLAGSDRIAPIHLAEALQYRPRRPEGA